From the genome of Glycine max cultivar Williams 82 chromosome 2, Glycine_max_v4.0, whole genome shotgun sequence, one region includes:
- the LOC102667192 gene encoding uncharacterized protein, translated as MVRTRGLGHALARVTGRGRHDEHDAVNVPQRHRPTASARRQRVHITVDEGVPQVTEDVPHMAEDVPQVTEDVPHMVDDVAQRSEDVPQMTANVDSTVAEDLGRDGAEGSHADEGLPGGPCDPSVLTSFAKHVAHAIWTGQEHPELKLVSHGRKVTLIGRPVPVIEGLVVATGLSPLIECSVVTGDPGLISAFVERWHRETSTFYLPVGELTITLDDVSSLLHLPISGAFHSFETLFVDGAIFLLMELLRCLVRRLEPRQYERAGHIYASHGFGRSMR; from the exons atggttagaacacgaggtttaggtcaTGCTTTAGCTAGGGTTACAGGCAGAGGTAGACATGATGAGCATGATGCAGTCAATGTTCCCCAGAGGCATAGGCCTACTGCATCAGCCCGTAGGCAACGAGTACATATTACGGTTGATGAGGGTGTTCCTCAGGTGACTGAGGATGTTCCTCATATGGCGGAGGATGTTCCTCAGGTGACTGAGGATGTCCCTCATATGGTTGACGATGTTGCTCAGAGGAGTGAAGATGTGCCTCAGATGACCGCGAACGTAGATTCGACTGTTGCAGAGGACTTAGGACGTGATGGTGCTGAGGGGTCACATGCTGATGAGGGATTACCTGGTGGGCCCTGTGACCCATCAGTTCTGACTTCATTTGCGAAGCATGTCGCACATGCCATTTGGACTGGACAG gagcaTCCTGAGCTGAAGTTGGTGTCGCACGGGAGGAAGGTGACGTTAattgggaggccagtgcctgTGATTGAAGGGTTGGTTGTcgccacaggattaagtccattGATCGAGTGTTCAGTTGTAACCggcgatcctggacttatatccgcatttgtggagaggtggcacaggGAGACCAGCACCTTCTACCTTCCAGTAGGAGAGTTGACGATCACACTAGATGATGTGTCGTCACTCCTCCATCTCCCTATCAGTGGCGCCTTCCATAGCTTCGAGACTCTTTTCGTGGACGGGGCGATATTTTTGTTGATGGAGTTGCTCAGGTGTCTGGTGAGGAGGCTAGAGCCGAGACAGTATGAGCGCGCGGGGCATATATACGCCTCTCATGGGTTCGGGAGATCTATGAGATGA